Proteins encoded in a region of the Xiphophorus couchianus chromosome 11, X_couchianus-1.0, whole genome shotgun sequence genome:
- the LOC114153546 gene encoding mucin-5AC-like isoform X2, translating to MGCVGILFACVVAVCLHKGSSWLLARDGVQKIQDELSENDISLKRSTAIQPTMTVMLKQQAKEDNVSSDAAHNVSSDAAHNVSSDAAHNVSSDAAHNVSSDAAHNVSSDAAHNVSSDAAHNVSSDAAHNVSSDAAHNVSSDAAHNVSSDAAHNVSSDAAHNVSSDAAHNVSSDAAHNVSSDAAHNVSSDAAHNVSSDAAHNVSSDAAHNVSSDAAHNVSSDAAHNVSSDAAHNVSSDAAHNVSSDAAHNVSSDAAHNVSSDATAPTTCQATPPTTCQATPPTTCQATPPTTCQATPPTTCQATPPTTCQATPPKTDFLWVQILLNGFVLCHIKSCYIGNINLWIT from the exons ATGGGTTGTGTTGGAATCCTGTTTGCTTGTGTGGTGGCTGTGTGCCTTCACAAAG GATCAAGTTGGCTGCTCGCTAGAGATGGTGTGCAAAAGATTCAAGACG AATTGTCAGAAAATGATATTTCTCTGAAGAGGAGCACTGCCATTCAACCAACCATGACTGTTATGTTGAAGCAACAAGCTAAAGAAG ACAACGTGTCAAGCGACGCCGCCCACAACGTGTCAAGCGACGCCGCCCACAACGTGTCAAGCGACGCCGCCCACAACGTGTCAAGCGACGCCGCCCACAACGTGTCAAGCGACGCCGCCCACAACGTGTCAAGCGACGCCGCCCACAACGTGTCAAGCGACGCCGCCCACAACGTGTCAAGCGACGCCGCCCACAACGTGTCAAGCGACGCCGCCCACAACGTGTCAAGCGACGCCGCCCACAACGTGTCAAGCGACGCCGCCCACAACGTGTCAAGCGACGCCGCCCACAACGTGTCAAGCGACGCCGCCCACAACGTGTCAAGCGACGCCGCCCACAACGTGTCAAGCGACGCCGCCCACAACGTGTCAAGCGACGCCGCCCACAACGTGTCAAGCGACGCCGCCCACAACGTGTCAAGCGACGCCGCCCACAACGTGTCAAGCGACGCCGCCCACAACGTGTCAAGCGACGCCGCCCACAACGTGTCAAGCGACGCCGCCCACAACGTGTCAAGCGACGCCGCCCACAACGTGTCAAGCGACGCCGCCCACAACGTGTCAAGCGACGCCGCCCACAACGTGTCAAGCGACGCCACGGCCCCCACAACGTGTCAAGCGACGCCGCCCACAACGTGTCAAGCGACGCCGCCCACAACGTGTCAAGCGACGCCGCCCACAACGTGTCAAGCGACGCCGCCCACAACGTGTCAAGCGACGCCGCCCACAACGTGTCAAGCGACGCCGCCCAAGACTGATTTTCTATGGGTGCAAATTCTTCTAAATGGATTTGTCCTGTGCCACATTAAATCATGCTACATTGGTAATATTAACCTGTGGATTACTTGA
- the LOC114153546 gene encoding mucin-5AC-like isoform X1, which translates to MGCVGILFACVVAVCLHKGSSWLLARDGVQKIQDELSENDISLKRSTAIQPTMTVMLKQQAKEGNVSSDAAHNVSSDAAHNVSSDAAHNVSSDAAHNVSSDAAHNVSSDAAHNVSSDAAHNVSSDAAHNVSSDAAHNVSSDAAHNVSSDAAHNVSSDAAHNVSSDAAHNVSSDAAHNVSSDAAHNVSSDAAHNVSSDAAHNVSSDAAHNVSSDAAHNVSSDAAHNVSSDAAHNVSSDAAHNVSSDAAHNVSSDAAHNVSSDAAHNVSSDATAPTTCQATPPTTCQATPPTTCQATPPTTCQATPPTTCQATPPTTCQATPPKTDFLWVQILLNGFVLCHIKSCYIGNINLWIT; encoded by the exons ATGGGTTGTGTTGGAATCCTGTTTGCTTGTGTGGTGGCTGTGTGCCTTCACAAAG GATCAAGTTGGCTGCTCGCTAGAGATGGTGTGCAAAAGATTCAAGACG AATTGTCAGAAAATGATATTTCTCTGAAGAGGAGCACTGCCATTCAACCAACCATGACTGTTATGTTGAAGCAACAAGCTAAAGAAG GCAACGTGTCAAGCGACGCCGCCCACAACGTGTCAAGCGACGCCGCCCACAACGTGTCAAGCGACGCCGCCCACAACGTGTCAAGCGACGCCGCCCACAACGTGTCAAGCGACGCCGCCCACAACGTGTCAAGCGACGCCGCCCACAACGTGTCAAGCGACGCCGCCCACAACGTGTCAAGCGACGCCGCCCACAACGTGTCAAGCGACGCCGCCCACAACGTGTCAAGCGACGCCGCCCACAACGTGTCAAGCGACGCCGCCCACAACGTGTCAAGCGACGCCGCCCACAACGTGTCAAGCGACGCCGCCCACAACGTGTCAAGCGACGCCGCCCACAACGTGTCAAGCGACGCCGCCCACAACGTGTCAAGCGACGCCGCCCACAACGTGTCAAGCGACGCCGCCCACAACGTGTCAAGCGACGCCGCCCACAACGTGTCAAGCGACGCCGCCCACAACGTGTCAAGCGACGCCGCCCACAACGTGTCAAGCGACGCCGCCCACAACGTGTCAAGCGACGCCGCCCACAACGTGTCAAGCGACGCCGCCCACAACGTGTCAAGCGACGCCGCCCACAACGTGTCAAGCGACGCCGCCCACAACGTGTCAAGCGACGCCACGGCCCCCACAACGTGTCAAGCGACGCCGCCCACAACGTGTCAAGCGACGCCGCCCACAACGTGTCAAGCGACGCCGCCCACAACGTGTCAAGCGACGCCGCCCACAACGTGTCAAGCGACGCCGCCCACAACGTGTCAAGCGACGCCGCCCAAGACTGATTTTCTATGGGTGCAAATTCTTCTAAATGGATTTGTCCTGTGCCACATTAAATCATGCTACATTGGTAATATTAACCTGTGGATTACTTGA